The proteins below are encoded in one region of Sulfitobacter sp. SK012:
- a CDS encoding succinylglutamate desuccinylase/aspartoacylase family protein — MPTGFEIAGITVAPGTRQTVNLPVSNLPDHTPVTLSVEVIHGKRPGPVMFISAAVHGNEVIGVEIVRRVLRAPQLASLRGTLLVVPVVNSFGFLNQSRYLPDRRDLNRCFPGHPSGSLGARLAYIFLNEVVLRCAFGIDLHSAAIHRTNLPQLRISPSDPVTHRMAKAFGAPVILTSSLRDGSLRGVAAAKGTPVLLFEAGEGLRFDEMAVRAGLAGILRVMLAEGMLAAKGIATSRTPSHICAASSWLRAPVGGLLRIFRAEGEMVAEGDVLASVSDPMGKSETDIIAPNAGILIGRATLPIVNEGDAVFHLAKLAPRADPDTVEEMAEQLSDDPLFDEDEII, encoded by the coding sequence ATGCCAACCGGTTTTGAGATCGCAGGCATAACTGTCGCCCCCGGCACCCGCCAGACCGTCAACCTGCCGGTATCGAACCTCCCAGATCATACGCCCGTGACCCTGTCGGTTGAGGTCATTCATGGCAAGCGCCCAGGCCCCGTGATGTTTATCAGCGCCGCGGTCCATGGCAACGAAGTCATCGGGGTCGAGATTGTGCGCCGCGTGTTGCGCGCCCCGCAATTGGCCAGCCTGCGCGGCACACTTTTGGTCGTCCCAGTGGTCAACTCATTCGGCTTTCTCAACCAGTCGCGCTATCTGCCCGACCGCCGAGATCTCAACCGGTGTTTTCCCGGCCATCCATCGGGATCACTTGGTGCACGTTTGGCATATATTTTCCTGAACGAAGTTGTACTGCGCTGCGCGTTTGGCATTGACCTACATTCTGCTGCGATCCACCGAACCAACCTTCCGCAACTGCGTATTTCTCCGTCTGATCCGGTCACCCACCGCATGGCAAAAGCTTTTGGCGCGCCTGTGATTCTCACCTCATCTTTGCGCGATGGCTCGTTGCGCGGCGTGGCGGCCGCCAAGGGCACGCCTGTGCTGCTTTTTGAGGCGGGCGAAGGGCTGCGCTTTGATGAAATGGCCGTACGTGCCGGTCTTGCAGGCATCCTGCGTGTGATGCTGGCCGAGGGTATGCTTGCCGCCAAGGGCATCGCCACATCGCGCACGCCCTCGCATATCTGTGCGGCATCAAGCTGGCTGCGCGCGCCTGTGGGCGGGCTGCTGCGCATCTTCCGGGCTGAGGGCGAGATGGTCGCTGAAGGTGACGTGCTGGCCAGCGTATCTGACCCGATGGGCAAATCCGAAACCGATATCATCGCGCCCAACGCAGGCATTCTGATTGGCCGAGCAACGTTGCCGATCGTCAACGAAGGCGATGCAGTGTTTCACTTGGCCAAGCTTGCCCCGCGCGCCGATCCCGACACTGTCGAAGAAATGGCCGAGCAACTCTCGGATGATCCGCTTTTTGACGAAGACGAGATTATTTGA
- the trpE gene encoding anthranilate synthase component I has protein sequence MALNPSFESFAARYAAGEHQVVYTRLAADLDTPVSLMLKLSGAAENAFMLESVTGGEVRGRYSIIGMKPDLIWRCRGTTSEVNRAARYDPDAFEPIAGDPLDALRDLIDASKIDLPDGLPQAAAGLFGYLGYDMIRLVEHLPNINPDPLGLPDALMLRPSVVAVLDGVKGDVTVVSPAWVTEGQTARAAYAQAAERVMDAVRDLERSPAASSRDLGDAAAVPEPVSNFTRDGYKQAVRDAQEYIRAGDIFQVVPSQRWAQPFAQPPFALYRSLRRTNPSPFMFYFNFGGFHVVGASPEILVRVFGNEVTIRPIAGTRPRGATPEEDRALEADLLSDEKELAEHLMLFDLGRNDVGRVAKIGTVRPTEEFIVERYSHVMHIVSNVVGELAEGKDSLDAFFAGMPAGTVSGAPKVRAMQIIDELEPEKRGLYGGGVGYFSAGGDMDMCIALRTAVIKDETLYIQAGGGVVYDSDPEAEFMETVHKSGAIRRAAEDAARFGGSGNG, from the coding sequence ATGGCGCTGAACCCATCTTTTGAAAGCTTCGCTGCCCGCTATGCTGCGGGTGAACATCAGGTTGTCTACACCCGGCTGGCCGCGGATCTTGATACGCCTGTTTCATTGATGCTCAAGCTCAGCGGGGCTGCGGAAAACGCGTTCATGCTGGAATCAGTCACCGGCGGCGAGGTGCGTGGGCGCTATTCGATCATTGGGATGAAACCCGACCTGATCTGGCGCTGCCGTGGCACCACGTCCGAGGTCAACCGGGCCGCGCGCTATGACCCGGATGCGTTTGAGCCAATTGCGGGCGATCCTCTCGATGCTTTGCGCGACCTGATAGATGCCTCAAAGATCGATCTGCCTGACGGTTTACCGCAGGCTGCCGCAGGCCTTTTTGGCTATCTCGGTTACGATATGATCCGATTGGTAGAACATCTTCCAAACATTAATCCCGACCCGCTTGGCCTGCCCGATGCGCTGATGTTGCGCCCGTCCGTGGTGGCCGTGCTGGACGGTGTCAAAGGCGACGTTACGGTCGTGTCCCCTGCGTGGGTCACCGAAGGCCAAACTGCCCGCGCCGCCTATGCGCAAGCGGCTGAGCGCGTGATGGATGCCGTGCGTGATCTCGAGCGCAGCCCCGCAGCGTCCTCGCGTGATTTAGGCGACGCCGCGGCTGTTCCAGAGCCCGTCAGCAATTTCACCCGCGACGGCTACAAACAGGCCGTGCGCGATGCCCAAGAATACATCCGCGCGGGCGATATCTTTCAGGTGGTCCCGTCACAACGTTGGGCGCAGCCTTTTGCGCAACCGCCCTTCGCGCTGTACCGATCCTTGCGGCGTACGAACCCCTCGCCCTTCATGTTCTATTTCAACTTCGGCGGCTTTCATGTTGTCGGCGCCAGCCCGGAAATCCTTGTCCGTGTGTTTGGCAATGAAGTTACTATTCGCCCCATTGCAGGCACCCGCCCTCGTGGTGCCACACCCGAAGAAGACCGTGCCTTAGAAGCGGACCTTTTGAGTGACGAAAAAGAGCTGGCCGAACATTTGATGTTGTTTGATTTGGGCCGCAACGATGTGGGTCGCGTTGCCAAAATCGGAACCGTACGCCCAACCGAAGAATTCATCGTCGAACGGTATTCGCATGTCATGCATATCGTCTCCAACGTGGTAGGCGAACTTGCCGAAGGCAAAGACTCCTTGGATGCGTTTTTTGCAGGTATGCCTGCAGGCACCGTCTCTGGTGCGCCCAAAGTCCGCGCCATGCAGATTATCGACGAGCTGGAGCCAGAAAAGCGCGGCCTTTACGGCGGCGGTGTTGGCTATTTCAGCGCAGGCGGCGACATGGACATGTGTATCGCCCTGCGCACAGCGGTGATCAAAGACGAAACGCTTTATATCCAAGCTGGCGGCGGTGTTGTTTATGACAGCGACCCCGAAGCGGAGTTCATGGAGACCGTGCATAAATCCGGTGCCATTCGCCGCGCAGCCGAAGACGCAGCGCGCTTTGGCGGTTCGGGCAACGGCTGA
- a CDS encoding peptidyl-prolyl cis-trans isomerase, producing MAKGMSFSKTAVWVLLGLLILGLAGFGAVDLSGNARLIGTVGEKTITVDRYFREMQQEMRAISQQTGQSVTFAQAQQIGLDRAVIQRLVRDRALDHETSQMGLSIGDEILRERILEIPGFQGIDGSFDREGYAQTLRQAGLNEKEFEETLREDTARTLLQDAILGGVEMPQTFARTLVNYVGETRSFTWGLLDETMMDPPLSAPSQADLQAYFDANGDDFTLPETKQLTYVVLSPDDLIDQVDLTQEELRREFDTRIDQFQQPERRLVERLVFSDQETANQAAANLEVDGTTFEALVQERGLNLSDIDLGDMGQQELGAAGLDVFSAQVGDVVGPLPSDLGPALFRVNAVLPALYVTFEEAEPQLRDILAADRAVRLVEAQAEDFDDRLAGGATLEQLAEETDMTLGQIDWTPQSSDGLAAYGDFREAAAGVSLNDFPKIRQLEDGGIFAMRLDEELPPRPAPFEAVTDDIAAAVRTQQILTRLTAQAEELLPQIQAGTDMTELGLDAVVEEGQNRSAFVNGTPTAFMASVFEMAPGDLRVLPGDDTVVIVRLDGIEAAEQNAESAALLDSLATQQNAALAQALFTVYANDTILRAGQEIDQRAVQAVNVNFQ from the coding sequence ATGGCCAAAGGAATGAGCTTTTCTAAAACCGCCGTTTGGGTGCTGCTTGGCCTTTTGATCTTAGGTCTGGCTGGCTTTGGGGCCGTTGACCTGTCAGGCAACGCTCGGCTCATTGGCACGGTCGGCGAAAAGACCATCACTGTGGACCGCTACTTCCGCGAAATGCAGCAAGAAATGCGCGCAATCAGCCAACAAACCGGCCAATCGGTCACGTTTGCCCAGGCCCAGCAAATCGGCCTGGACCGTGCCGTGATCCAGCGGCTGGTACGCGACCGCGCACTGGATCATGAAACTTCGCAGATGGGCCTTTCCATTGGCGACGAGATCTTGCGTGAACGCATCCTCGAAATCCCAGGGTTTCAAGGCATTGACGGCTCATTTGACCGTGAAGGCTATGCCCAGACCCTGCGTCAGGCCGGCCTGAACGAGAAAGAATTTGAAGAAACCCTGCGCGAAGACACCGCCCGCACGCTGTTGCAAGACGCGATCCTTGGTGGGGTTGAGATGCCTCAGACCTTCGCGCGCACGCTGGTGAATTACGTCGGTGAAACCCGCAGTTTCACATGGGGTCTGCTGGACGAGACTATGATGGATCCCCCTCTAAGCGCCCCCAGCCAAGCTGATCTGCAAGCCTATTTCGACGCAAATGGCGATGATTTCACCCTGCCTGAGACCAAACAACTCACCTATGTTGTGCTCAGCCCGGATGATCTGATTGACCAAGTGGACCTGACCCAAGAAGAACTGCGCCGCGAATTTGATACGCGTATCGACCAATTCCAACAGCCCGAGCGCCGTCTGGTAGAACGTCTTGTGTTCTCCGATCAAGAGACCGCCAATCAGGCCGCTGCCAATCTTGAGGTCGACGGCACCACTTTTGAAGCACTGGTCCAAGAGCGTGGATTGAACCTCTCTGATATTGATCTGGGCGATATGGGTCAGCAAGAATTAGGCGCTGCCGGTTTGGATGTCTTTTCAGCCCAAGTTGGCGATGTTGTCGGCCCCCTGCCAAGCGATCTGGGACCCGCACTTTTCCGGGTCAACGCCGTTTTGCCTGCACTCTACGTCACCTTTGAAGAGGCCGAACCGCAGCTGCGTGATATCCTTGCAGCCGATCGCGCTGTCCGTCTGGTCGAGGCGCAGGCTGAAGATTTTGACGATCGCCTTGCTGGCGGTGCAACGCTGGAACAACTGGCTGAAGAAACCGACATGACTTTGGGTCAGATCGATTGGACCCCACAAAGTAGCGACGGGCTGGCCGCTTATGGCGATTTCCGCGAGGCCGCCGCGGGCGTGTCCCTCAATGATTTCCCGAAAATCCGCCAACTTGAAGACGGCGGCATATTTGCCATGCGTCTGGACGAAGAACTGCCCCCGCGCCCTGCCCCTTTTGAAGCGGTCACCGACGACATTGCCGCCGCGGTGCGCACTCAGCAAATCCTGACCCGCCTGACTGCACAAGCCGAAGAACTGCTGCCTCAGATCCAAGCAGGCACTGATATGACCGAACTGGGCCTCGATGCTGTGGTTGAAGAAGGCCAAAACCGCAGTGCCTTCGTAAATGGCACACCAACCGCTTTCATGGCATCCGTGTTTGAGATGGCACCAGGTGATCTACGCGTCTTGCCGGGTGACGATACCGTTGTAATCGTGCGGCTTGATGGGATTGAAGCTGCGGAACAAAACGCCGAAAGCGCGGCTTTGCTCGACAGCCTCGCCACACAACAAAACGCGGCGTTGGCCCAAGCCCTGTTCACCGTCTACGCAAATGACACGATCTTGCGCGCAGGCCAAGAAATCGACCAACGCGCTGTGCAAGCCGTGAACGTGAACTTCCAGTAG
- a CDS encoding aminotransferase, producing the protein MSLTRTAATFPPPVMEARRWLDGVTHPADRPLINVSQAAPVDPPPPALRQVMADVALTRDDVHLYGPVLGLPELRDALAATTQSLYGGTVTGGQVAITSGCNQAFAAAIASLCAEGDEVILPTPWYFNHKMWLDMAGVNAVALPAGPEMLPDPAQAAALITPRTRAISLVTPNNPCGVEYPADLVQAFFDLARSRGISLIVDETYRDFHSHSGPAHPLFQDPDWHDTLIHLYSFSKAYRLTGHRVGALITSAERLAEVEKFLDTVAICPGQIGQHAALWGLENLGQWLASERDEILSRRATITQLMPRIETHGWKLLGLGGYFAYLQHPFDISSADLAPALVRDAGILCLPGTMFCPQGDVSGASQIRLAFANLDAAGLGVLFDRLAGLKPPK; encoded by the coding sequence ATGTCGCTGACCCGCACCGCCGCTACCTTTCCCCCGCCTGTGATGGAAGCGCGCCGCTGGCTTGACGGCGTGACCCATCCTGCGGATCGGCCGTTGATCAACGTGAGCCAAGCAGCTCCCGTTGATCCGCCGCCGCCCGCTTTGCGGCAGGTGATGGCAGATGTCGCCCTGACCCGTGATGATGTGCATCTTTATGGGCCTGTCTTGGGGTTGCCCGAGTTGCGCGATGCTTTGGCCGCCACCACACAGTCCCTCTACGGCGGCACCGTCACTGGGGGCCAAGTTGCCATCACCTCGGGGTGTAATCAGGCATTTGCGGCCGCCATCGCGTCGCTTTGCGCCGAAGGGGACGAGGTCATTCTGCCGACCCCGTGGTATTTCAATCATAAAATGTGGCTCGATATGGCGGGTGTTAACGCAGTCGCTCTTCCTGCCGGTCCTGAGATGCTGCCCGATCCTGCTCAGGCCGCCGCCCTGATAACACCCCGCACCCGCGCCATTTCACTGGTCACACCCAACAATCCATGCGGTGTCGAATATCCCGCCGATCTGGTGCAAGCGTTCTTTGATCTGGCGCGCAGCCGCGGCATCTCGCTGATCGTGGATGAGACATACCGCGACTTTCACAGCCACTCCGGCCCTGCCCATCCCCTTTTCCAAGATCCAGACTGGCACGACACTCTGATCCACCTTTACTCTTTCTCCAAGGCCTACCGCCTGACCGGACACCGTGTCGGAGCCTTGATCACAAGTGCCGAACGCTTGGCCGAGGTTGAGAAATTCCTAGACACTGTTGCCATCTGCCCCGGCCAGATCGGGCAGCATGCCGCCCTTTGGGGCCTGGAGAACCTTGGTCAATGGCTGGCATCAGAGCGCGACGAAATCCTGTCACGCCGCGCCACAATTACACAGCTGATGCCGCGCATTGAAACTCACGGTTGGAAGCTTCTGGGCCTTGGCGGATACTTTGCCTATCTGCAACATCCCTTCGACATCAGCAGCGCCGATTTGGCCCCTGCACTGGTCCGCGATGCTGGAATTCTGTGCCTGCCCGGCACCATGTTTTGCCCGCAAGGCGATGTCAGCGGTGCCTCACAAATCAGACTGGCCTTCGCCAATTTGGATGCGGCAGGGCTTGGCGTGCTCTTTGACCGCCTTGCCGGGCTGAAGCCCCCAAAATAG
- the gpt gene encoding xanthine phosphoribosyltransferase translates to MTDATKDPGRLPHEKGFHISWDQIHRDSRALAWRLDGKGPDNGAWRAVVAITRGGMAPAMIAARELDIRTVDTISIKSYDHQEQSEAKVLKAPDADLMGDGTGILIIDDLVDSGKTLEVVRAMYPNAHFATVYAKPSGRPQVDTFITEVSQDTWIFFPWDMALQYVEPYRGKD, encoded by the coding sequence ATGACTGACGCGACCAAAGATCCGGGCCGTTTGCCCCACGAAAAGGGTTTTCACATCAGCTGGGACCAAATCCACCGCGACAGCCGGGCGCTTGCCTGGCGGCTTGACGGTAAAGGCCCCGACAACGGTGCATGGCGCGCCGTTGTTGCCATCACCCGCGGTGGCATGGCCCCGGCAATGATTGCCGCACGCGAACTCGACATTCGCACTGTCGACACCATTTCGATCAAATCCTACGACCACCAGGAACAATCTGAAGCCAAAGTGCTCAAGGCACCGGATGCAGACCTGATGGGGGACGGAACTGGTATCTTGATCATCGACGATCTGGTCGACAGTGGTAAAACCCTTGAGGTCGTCCGCGCAATGTACCCGAACGCACATTTTGCAACAGTCTACGCAAAACCCTCAGGTCGCCCGCAGGTCGACACGTTCATCACCGAAGTCAGCCAAGACACTTGGATCTTTTTTCCATGGGACATGGCGCTGCAATATGTTGAACCTTACCGCGGCAAGGACTGA